CCGCTCAGCTGTTTGTTGAACTGGCCGTCGAGCCGTCGTCGCTTACACTAAGTGCCTCCATGCGGTCGTTCCGAATCGACCGCGAGAATTTTCAAGGGCTCGAAGAAACCTCGATCCTTGGGATTTTTAAGCGCGGTATCCGTTTCCGTCATAGCCAGCCAGGCCTGACGAATCCGATCATCTTTTACCCGTCGATGAATCGAGACGCGTTCCGCCAGCATCTTCAATCGATCGGTTGGTCGTAACCCGCAACGTCCGGTTGCCTGCCGAAACCTGTTGCAGGCGACACCTGGCTTGGCGGATCCTGCGGCTTGCGCCCGCAGGCTTTATGCGATCGCCGCATCCGCGGCTTTTAGCTCACCAGTTCAGCTGGTGGTGCTGCGCTGGACTGCTTCTCGCACGATCGCTCGCATTCTTGGTTCGGCGATCTGGGCTGCGGCTAGGACGTCGGCGTGGTCGGTGCGTTGGGGAGCGTCTGGACGGGCGATGTTGCTGACCATCGACATGCCCAATACTCGCATCCCGATCCGCTGAGCCTGCAGGACTTCCGGGACGGTGCTCATGCCAACCACATCGGCTCCGATCTTGCGCATGAAGCGGTATTCGGCGCGAGTTTCGTAAGTCGGGCCGAGCGTGGCGAGGTAGGTTCCCGAATGAGCTGGAAAGCCGTTCAGCCGCGCCGTCTCCAAGGCCTTCTCGCTGAGCGCTTGATCGTAGGGGGATGCGCCACGCAAAGGGGCGTCGCTGCGCGTTTGCGGAGGATAGATTCCGTAATCGAATCGTTGCCCCGGGTGTCCGTGCAGCATGTCGATGTGGTCGCGGATCACCACGATGTCGCCGATGCGATATTTGGGGTTCAGCCCGCCGGCGGCATTGGAGACGATCAGCGTGTGCGATCCGATCGCGGCCAAGACGCGGACCGGGAACGAGACCTGTTCGGTCGTCCAACCCTCGTAGCGATGGAAGCGGCCGGACATCGCGATCACCGGTTGGGAATCGAGCCAGCCGAAGATCAGTTGGCCGCTGTGCCCCGCGATCCGCGATTGTCCCCAGTTGGGGATGTCGGCGTAATCGATGGCGATCGCATCTTCGATGTAGTCGACAAGGTTTCCGAGCCCGCTGCCCAAGATGATCGCCACCCGCGGTAGTTCGGCGAGTTTGCACGCGATGAATTCCGCAGTCCGCAAAACTCGCTCGGCCGGACACTGTTGGTTGGGATGCTTGGTCATACGATTCTTGGGTGGAGGGCTCCGCGAAAATCAGAACGGCGGGATCGAGCCCGGGCTAATCATGGTGGGCTGTTAAGTGTTTGTGCTTATATAAATTAGCCGGCACGCGATAGCGAGGCGTTGTCCAAGGTAACCGGACGCTAACGCGTGCCGGCTGATACCTCAAATTGAAACACCGATCTGCGGT
Above is a genomic segment from Rosistilla ulvae containing:
- a CDS encoding purine-nucleoside phosphorylase; its protein translation is MTKHPNQQCPAERVLRTAEFIACKLAELPRVAIILGSGLGNLVDYIEDAIAIDYADIPNWGQSRIAGHSGQLIFGWLDSQPVIAMSGRFHRYEGWTTEQVSFPVRVLAAIGSHTLIVSNAAGGLNPKYRIGDIVVIRDHIDMLHGHPGQRFDYGIYPPQTRSDAPLRGASPYDQALSEKALETARLNGFPAHSGTYLATLGPTYETRAEYRFMRKIGADVVGMSTVPEVLQAQRIGMRVLGMSMVSNIARPDAPQRTDHADVLAAAQIAEPRMRAIVREAVQRSTTS